In Leclercia sp. LSNIH1, the genomic stretch AGCGGCCGTCACGCGCGATATGACCATCGTTGCGCTGACCGGTTACGACGGCGGTGAGCTGGCAGGGCTGTTAGGTCCGCATGATGTTGAGATCCGTATTCCTTCCCACCGCAGCGCGCGCATTCAGGAGATGCATATGCTGACGGTGAACTGTTTATGCGATCTGATCGATAACACGCTTTTCCCTCACCAGGATGATTAAGGAGTAAACATGAAGGCACTTTCGCCCCTCGCAGTCCTTATTTCTGCGCTGCTGCTTCAGGGATGTGTGGCTGCAGCGGTAGTGGGTACCGCCGCAGTGAGTACCAAAGCCGCGACCGACCCGCGAACCGTGGGCACGCAGGTGGATGACGGCACCCTTGAACTGCGCGTGAACAGCGCACTCTCCAAAGACCAACAGATTAAGAAAGAAGCGCGTATTAACGTAACGGCTTATCAGGGCAAGGTTTTACTGGCCGGCCAGGCGCCGAATACCGAACTTGCCTCCCGCGCGAAGCAAATTGCGATGGGTGTAGAAGGGACGACCGAGGTATTTAACGAAATACGTCAGGGCCAGCCGATTGGCCTGGGTGCCGCCTCAAATGACACCTGGATCACCACCAAAGTGCGCTCCCAGCTGCTGGGTAGCGATCAGGTGAAATCCTCTAACGTGAAAGTGACCACCGAGAACAGCGAAGTCTTCCTGCTCGGCCTGGTGACCGAGCGTGAAGGTAAAGCGGCGGCGGATATCGCCAGCCGGGTGAGCGGCGTGAAACACGTGACTACCGCCTTCACCTACATCAAGTAATCTCCCCCGCCCTCTGCCGCTGGCAGAGGGCGCTCATTCCTCTCCCTGCGCCTGCTCCCTGATTTTCGCCGACGGAATAACATTGACTCCTGCCGGTGCTGCACCCAGCGCCTCCTGCAGCATAACCTGCGCCACATCCCGCGCCTCGACAGACTTCCAGTTGCCGGGCAGCAGACTGAACAGCGGGGAAAACAGCGACTCGCTGAAGCGATGCTTCTCCCGCTCCCCCAGCAGCATTGACGGACGCACAATGGTCAGCCGCTCCCACTTCTGGGCGATCAGGGCCTCTTCCATTTTGCCTTTCACCTTGTTGTAGAAGAACGGTGAATGCGCGTTAGCTCCCATGGCGCTCACTACCAGGAAATGCTTCGCCCCGAGTCGTTTGCCGGTCAGCGCAGTATCCACCACCAGCGTGTAATCGGCATGGATAAAGGCCTCTTTGCTGCCCGCCTCACGCCGGGTGGTGCCCAGACAGCAAAAGACGGTATCTACCGGATCCTGAACCTGTGCCAGCGCATCGGTCAGTTGCGGATCGTGGGGATTAAACACCCCTTCGATATCGCCCAGCGGGCGACGCGTCGGGGCGGCGATATAGTTGATCTTCTGCTCCTGGATTAGCATACGCAGCAGGTGCCCACCCACAAGGCCAGTCGCGCCGGTAATTAAAACCTGACTCATTACTCCTCCTTTGCAGATTAGTCCGTATGCGATTTCATGCCGCTCAACCACACTTAGTGGTCTGAACGTTAAGTATTTACCACAAGCTGGAAAAAAGCTGTCTGAAGCCAAAACAACGGAGGAAGCATGAGCAAGAAAATTGCGGTCTTGATTACCGACGAGTTTGAAGATTCAGAATTTACCTCACCTGCCGAGGCGTTTCGTAAGGCGGGCCATGAGGTGATCACCATTGAAAAAGAGGCAGGCAAAACGGTAAAAGGCCATAAGGGCGAGGCCAACGTGACCATCGATAAAACCATCGATGAGGTGAGCCCGTCTGACTTTGACGCCCTGTTACTGCCGGGTGGGCACTCCCCGGACTCGCTACGCAGCGATACGCGTTTCGTGACCTTTACCCGGGATTTTGTCTCCAGCGGGAAACCGGTCTTTGCTATCTGCCACGGTCCACAGCTGCTCATCAGCGCTGAGGTTGTGCGCGGACGTAAACTGACGGGCGTGAAATCGATCGCCATCGATCTGAAAAACGCCGGGGCCGATTTTCACGATCAGGAGGTAGTTATCGATAACGATCAGCTGGTTACCAGCCGGACGCCAGAAGATCTTATCGCCTTTAACCGTGAGGCGTTGCGCTTACTCGGCGCGTAGCCAGTGATGTTTTTTGCCAAAGCCTAACGTGTTGTCAGTGAACTTCAGTTCATCCAGACGGATCTCCCATACCGGAGCTGGCATGGCAGCGGCAACCGGAAAGCGACGAAGATAGTGCTTGCGCATCACGTCGCTTTCCTCTCCTTCCAGACGACGAATCTCCCCTTTGAACTGCACCCCGCGGATTAACGCCACGGTTTTGGGCTGCCCGTTGACGGTGCCTGCAACTTTCGCCTGTTTGCCGCTCATCTGCGCATGACGGGTTTTGTCTTCGCTTAAGATGTAGAACGCGACGCGCTGCGGGTCATAATAGTAAAAGGCATTGGC encodes the following:
- the dolP gene encoding division/outer membrane stress-associated lipid-binding lipoprotein: MKALSPLAVLISALLLQGCVAAAVVGTAAVSTKAATDPRTVGTQVDDGTLELRVNSALSKDQQIKKEARINVTAYQGKVLLAGQAPNTELASRAKQIAMGVEGTTEVFNEIRQGQPIGLGAASNDTWITTKVRSQLLGSDQVKSSNVKVTTENSEVFLLGLVTEREGKAAADIASRVSGVKHVTTAFTYIK
- a CDS encoding NAD(P)H-binding protein; its protein translation is MSQVLITGATGLVGGHLLRMLIQEQKINYIAAPTRRPLGDIEGVFNPHDPQLTDALAQVQDPVDTVFCCLGTTRREAGSKEAFIHADYTLVVDTALTGKRLGAKHFLVVSAMGANAHSPFFYNKVKGKMEEALIAQKWERLTIVRPSMLLGEREKHRFSESLFSPLFSLLPGNWKSVEARDVAQVMLQEALGAAPAGVNVIPSAKIREQAQGEE
- a CDS encoding type 1 glutamine amidotransferase domain-containing protein — translated: MSKKIAVLITDEFEDSEFTSPAEAFRKAGHEVITIEKEAGKTVKGHKGEANVTIDKTIDEVSPSDFDALLLPGGHSPDSLRSDTRFVTFTRDFVSSGKPVFAICHGPQLLISAEVVRGRKLTGVKSIAIDLKNAGADFHDQEVVIDNDQLVTSRTPEDLIAFNREALRLLGA
- a CDS encoding YhbP family protein, producing the protein MEILAAINRWLAKQHVVTWCVHHDDELWCANAFYYYDPQRVAFYILSEDKTRHAQMSGKQAKVAGTVNGQPKTVALIRGVQFKGEIRRLEGEESDVMRKHYLRRFPVAAAMPAPVWEIRLDELKFTDNTLGFGKKHHWLRAE